A segment of the Synergistaceae bacterium genome:
AAGAGAGATCAAACGCAAGGGTATCGGGAGAACCTCCAAGGATTTACTTTGATAGAAATTTTAGTGGCGACGATGGTATCGACTCTTGTTTTAGGGGCGATCATTTTATTGATGGGACAGGGCCTCAATCTGGTGGGATCCAACACTGCCTACACTGTGGCACAGCGTAGCGCGCTGTCCACCATCGAATTCATGCCCAAGGAGATCGCTTACGCTAGTCAGGTGGAAATCATATCCAATCCTGCTCATGTCATCACGGATAATTTGTTAAGTGAGGACTGGCATTATATCGTGCGGGCGACCGATAAGGTCCATCATCTCTACTGGGACAAAGGGCGCAAAGAAGAAGCGATTCTGGGCTCAGAGTTCGTTACGGATTTGAAGTTTGACGCGGATATATTTTCTCCTGATCAGTACGGAGGCGGACGAGTGCTGCTCTTTCACGTGGAAACGGAAAACAACAAAAAAAACGTCGCTTTGAACCGAGCTCGCCTCGTTCACACCCTAGAGGGAGTCATGGGCGAGGATAATGTTTCCATCGACGCTACTTTTACCGGTGGACCCATTCTTCGCTATCGAACGATATTGGTCAAGGACAATAGCGAGGTGGACCTATTCGGAAGTTTGAATACGGACGACGATGCCGTTCATTTCGACTATACAAAGCCCGACACCTGGGATCGTGTCAAACACTACACGCCCGTGACCAAAATCGACGCGACTCTGAACCTGTCGCGAGAGGTCCATAATCGGTTGGACCCGATGGAACCTCCCGTTTTCACCTGGATCGTCGCCCAAACCGAACTCTTCTTTTCAAAATACCCAGAACTCAGCGGAGACCTTTTCGATAGGTTGGAAAAAACGGAAAAACAGGAAAAACTGTTGCGCGTCTTGAAGGCGGACAGTTACTTGAAAAACCATCTAAACGACAGAACTGTGGATAAAAAAGCCACGAAAGACCCCTCGCAGATCAAAGAAAAGCCGTTTGAGCAAGGATATCGTGTTTTGGAAGTTTCCAGAGGGAAACAAATAAACGCGGATACCTACGGTACGGAGTTTTACCTCCACCTGGGGGGTATCATCAATACGATGTTGAGACAACCCGGCGACTACCAGGGCGCCCTATTGATCTCGATCGCCCATTATAAGGACAAGGACGGCACGTGGAACATGGCTCCTGCCTTTGCCACGTTGGGCGAGGATCAATCGTCCGGCAACCTGTGGGAAAGAGTCATGGACATCGTCAATAAGAGGGGCACCTTTGGGGGAGGGATGCTGAACGAGCACATACACTTTGGAAAAATCGTTCCAGCGCTGGATCAGAGCACCGGGCGGTGGACCTTTACCGCTTACGGGGGATACAACGCGAGGCGGAGAGGGCCGCAGATACTGCTGACGCTCACGGACGAGGACTTTCAACACCTGAAACCGAAAGACTCGTCAAAGCCCAACCTTTACGGAGTGACAAACTACACTCTCTACCTCGAGGGACAGTTGGCCTACACAAAAAGCAAAGCCCTGGATGGCGGATACGGCGTACTCCTGAACGGAACGACGCCTCAAACTGTTCAGGTTGGGATCGATAAGGTCAATGAATACCTGTCCTCAGGATACATGTTTCAGTTGGATCCCGGAGCGGGAGGATACCTCATGCGTTACGCCTATTATAAGGAAGCGAACTTGAATCAGGTCAGTCTCCTCGCAAACGAGGAGAACCGCCTTAATGTTTACGACCACGACGTGGGTGTCACCTTCGGAGTGCACCCCCTTTACGCCTACGACGCATCGAAATCCTATCACGGCAAACCGCGCACGAACGAGGCCCCTCAGGTTGTGAACTTTTTCACTACCTCAAATTCCGCGGACCTCACCGTTCTGTCGGAGGATCTTAACAAACACGTGGGCGTTTTGAACCCCGAGCAGAGAATATACTATCGTCTGCCCTTCATGCCTCCATCCGAAAACGGAGGAGGTAGTGAACCCTATTACACACGGGAATCCGTACTGCGTACCTTCA
Coding sequences within it:
- a CDS encoding prepilin-type N-terminal cleavage/methylation domain-containing protein, giving the protein MRDKRDQTQGYRENLQGFTLIEILVATMVSTLVLGAIILLMGQGLNLVGSNTAYTVAQRSALSTIEFMPKEIAYASQVEIISNPAHVITDNLLSEDWHYIVRATDKVHHLYWDKGRKEEAILGSEFVTDLKFDADIFSPDQYGGGRVLLFHVETENNKKNVALNRARLVHTLEGVMGEDNVSIDATFTGGPILRYRTILVKDNSEVDLFGSLNTDDDAVHFDYTKPDTWDRVKHYTPVTKIDATLNLSREVHNRLDPMEPPVFTWIVAQTELFFSKYPELSGDLFDRLEKTEKQEKLLRVLKADSYLKNHLNDRTVDKKATKDPSQIKEKPFEQGYRVLEVSRGKQINADTYGTEFYLHLGGIINTMLRQPGDYQGALLISIAHYKDKDGTWNMAPAFATLGEDQSSGNLWERVMDIVNKRGTFGGGMLNEHIHFGKIVPALDQSTGRWTFTAYGGYNARRRGPQILLTLTDEDFQHLKPKDSSKPNLYGVTNYTLYLEGQLAYTKSKALDGGYGVLLNGTTPQTVQVGIDKVNEYLSSGYMFQLDPGAGGYLMRYAYYKEANLNQVSLLANEENRLNVYDHDVGVTFGVHPLYAYDASKSYHGKPRTNEAPQVVNFFTTSNSADLTVLSEDLNKHVGVLNPEQRIYYRLPFMPPSENGGGSEPYYTRESVLRTFTRGRDKIGLSHYVDYGGPYGMTYGGSSRSVYNPKHMQTWQLYYKESDVNGTHDPETKVTMDFPYKNDTRKGYRWDMREIKDGASKGVPIVWRTRHLVKLTVLEITRDILASEVEEDWRSRIHHDGSTDMTYDPKDIIHQAGDLFVRLEMVQVKNIDDNVANDINDSRQYYYSKPIWFGKFRGDYWRGDSPSLFKKMGNNMAHTVSPPEPKGGDRKTFQRRGMRIRSWKDNFVGWDFENPNHASGTYTWKDDLIGKKPRHPDLTLGNDTVWTPPIAIDLKGYGVQGDWGNHGQHPKIQNEWQNPEHSQFGHNSVGANGEVGTNNKGFTNDVHSNYQWGDRRGDTYGNYAFVGQKVKFERREKGNNPSYVYAYNGYYDDKIYGRLSIQRHYGVSTPLYGLYALRGWDYLLQDFTSASGPTYDFNGLSYADVAGKRFSYPNKRFLMVVQGLQMSYQPSRIDLKGDFVQPNLNAGSINYYRRAPAGTPDVVFRKDRVRTLGFRFWSGPGGKTMIGANLNNPNQFKFYDMWFDEGFTPKEVRTILGLDPKQFTDSTLDTEIPKLYETQ